A single genomic interval of Salmo trutta chromosome 13, fSalTru1.1, whole genome shotgun sequence harbors:
- the LOC115206140 gene encoding insulin-like growth factor-binding protein complex acid labile subunit: MLVILSTAIMALISVAATCPASPCACLDNVTVSCPDKRLKKFPNLPDGTEELYMAHNLIQAFPTSGLEQLQFLDLTKNCLNVSLTSNLIWPNMSSLVKLFLRGNYLGSLGPGQLQGLSALTFLDLSENNMEALHPGSLQGLGQLKTLILTLNQINSLKYGALGGAPALTDLHLSSNSIVEFEEGVFENSSKLIKLILSKNNLVSIGNGTFSGAVNLSHLDLSGNRLDSVPVAALKDVSQLHSLYLQKNSITFLPEDAFSELSHLRILVLNNNHLSIMAKDSLSGLAHLGQLDLSYNNLQSLPSEVFQYLGRLELLDLYHNRLTYLPGDLFHNLTMLIELQLDSNKISYIPPGLFHMVSKLRELQLDNNQIADLHNALFSRLSRLRTLYLDNNVLSKIPRGLFHKTKSLRELQLNNNHLRSLPKSIFHGLAKLHSLKLFNNRLTALHPEQFYTLGNLRELLLNENLIEDLPTGLFSELRSLKMLDLDNNRLTALTPAGFGGLGTLKELHLSFNQLRDLPYATFYSLDDLRRLLLQNNHLVALHPQVFAPLADLQELDLDNNQIEQLHPDIFQGPHRLQKLHLKSNRLSTLLNGTLEPLESLKVLHLEGNPWDCSCRSPILYISNWIINNTQTLQDEPMCSTLNRPISQPAHILKPCVSFACFPRHQLPLEMLTVLTAWLLASGFL, from the coding sequence ATGTTGGTGATTTTAAGCACAGCCATCATGGCCCTCATCTCAGTAGCTGCTACCTGTCCTGCCTCACCATGTGCATGTCTGGACAACGTCACAGTCAGCTGCCCGGACAAGAGGCTGAAGAAGTTCCCTAACCTCCCAGATGGTACTGAGGAGCTTTATATGGCCCACAACCTGATCCAGGCATTCCCCACCAGTGGACTGGAGCAGCTGCAGTTCCTGGATCTCACCAAGAACTGTCTCAATGTCTCCTTGACTTCCAACCTCATCTGGCCCAACATGAGCAGCCTGGTCAAGCTGTTTCTCAGGGGTAATTACCTAGGTTCATTGGGCCCTGGGCAGCTCCAAGGCCTCTCAGCACTCACCTTCCTGGACCTCAGTGAGAACAACATGGAGGCCCTGCACCCAGGATCTCTACAAGGCCTTGGTCAATTAAAGACACTCATTCTAACACTGAACCAGATCAACAGCCTGAAGTACGGGGCACTGGGTGGAGCTCCTGCACTCACTGACCTTCACCTGAGCagcaacagtattgtggagtttgAGGAAGGGGTGTTTGAGAACTCATCCAAATTGATAAAGCTGATTTTGTCTAAGAACAACTTGGTTAGCATTGGGAATGGCACATTCAGTGGAGCAGTAAACCTGAGTCATCTGGACCTCAGTGGAAACAGGTTAGATTCTGTGCCCGTTGCTGCCCTGAAGGATGTGTCACAGCTGCACAGCTTGTACCTCCAGAAGAACAGCATCACCTTTTTACCAGAAGATGCTTTCTCTGAGCTCAGCCATCTAAGGATTTTGGTTTTGAATAATAACCACCTGAGCATAATGGCTAAGGACTCATTGAGCGGTCTAGCCCATCTCGGTCAATTGGATCTGAGCTACAATAACCTCCAATCCCTCCCTTCTGAAGTGTTTCAATATCTAGGCAGACTGGAGCTCCTGGATCTATACCACAACAGGCTGACATACCTTCCAGGGGACCTGTTTCACAACCTAACTATGCTGATAGAGCTGCAACTTGACAGCAACAAGATCTCATACATACCACCAGGGCTCTTTCACATGGTGTCTAAGCTAAGGGAGCTCCAGCTGGACAACAATCAGATAGCTGACCTCCACAATGCCTTGTTCTCCAGACTGAGCAGGCTACGGACACTCTACCTGGACAACAACGTACTAAGCAAGATTCCCAGAGGCCTATTCCACAAGACCAAGAGCCTCAGGGAGCTACAGTTGAACAATAACCACCTCAGGTCTCTCCCTAAGTCCATCTTCCATGGTCTGGCTAAACTCCACTCCCTGAAGCTTTTCAATAACCGTCTCACAGCTCTTCACCCGGAGCAGTTTTATACCCTTGGAAACCTGAGAGAGCTCCTGCTGAATGAAAACCTGATCGAAGATCTTCCCACAGGCTTATTTTCTGAACTTCGCAGCCTCAAGATGCTGGATTTAGATAACAACCGCCTCACAGCACTGACTCCTGCAGGCTTTGGTGGGTTAGGTACACTAAAGGAGCTTCATCTCAGCTTCAATCAGCTCCGTGACCTCCCATATGCAACCTTCTACTCCCTGGATGACCTACGTAGACTCCTTCTCCAGAACAACCACTTGGTGGCCTTGCACCCTCAAGTCTTCGCCCCCCTGGCCGACTTACAGGAGCTTGACTTAGACAACAACCAGATAGAACAGCTACACCCTGACATCTTTCAAGGCCCTCACCGTCTCCAGAAACTGCACCTGAAATCAAACCGCCTCAGTACTCTTTTGAATGGGACACTGGAGCCTTTGGAGAGCCTGAAGGTCCTCCACCTGGAGGGGAACCCCTGGGACTGCTCTTGCAGATCACCTATCCTGTACATCAGTAACTGGATCATCAACAACACCCAGACGTTACAGGACGAACCCATGTGTTCCACACTCAACCGACCCATTTCACAGCCTGCACACATTTTAAAGCCCTGTGTGAGCTTTGCATGCTTCCCCAGACACCAACTTCCCCTAGAGATGCTGACAGTGCTTACAGCTTGGCTTCTAGCTAGCGGTTTTCTTTGA
- the LOC115206141 gene encoding gastrula zinc finger protein XlCGF26.1-like isoform X3, whose protein sequence is MEMLAKEAVDQICKLFNECSSVLHLEVSRSQTENEDLKKRLDAFETKLRTVLEGSGGQENTSANGCCSEVKIIHQLKGTQPGVCVGDAEVKRSPILHLWKGRLPSTVNEHSNVEDTIESVIIKEEGLEDYLYSSTSDPSYFLESQAQELSDAENPSEGPKDKGGAGGPKHLRKPKITGACQARSKKENHLSCKHCRKTFSKLIQLKAHQAIHVAAEKPFNCKQCGRGFSFKRSLDAHQLLHTGERPHTCGDCGKAFTLKQLLKNHQRLHAGLRPFRCDECGKSFNRAHGLKMHQIVHTGERKYSCEICKKSFSIPGNLHRHQRIHTGEKPFRCDTCGKSFNQADTLKGHQRIHTGERPFTCETCGKCFIQRSALKMHQRTHAGENAFLCVVCGTVLACVNSLKTHLQAHTAEMPCICSVCGSSLSSLTHLKSHQQLHTMEKPHSCGLCNKSFKSVSYLNIHMKTHTGERPFTCDVCGRMFTQHSSLKTHQAVHTGEKPFSCETCGKCFSNTGNLNRHQRIHTGEKPFSCDLCGRSFNQGNSLKAHKQIHTGEKLFMCDKCGKSFSYLRNLKDHKCYYI, encoded by the exons ATGGAGATGCTGGCAAAGGAGGCTGTGGACCAAATCTGCAAGCTATTCAACGAGTGCTCCTCCGTTCTGCATCTGGAAGTGTCTCGGAGTCAAACTGAGAATGAGGACTTGAAGAAGAGGCTAGATGCGTTTGAGACCAAACTGAGGACTGTCttagaagggagtggaggacaagAGAACACATCAGCCAATGGCTGCTGCAGTGAAGTCAAGATCATCCACCAGTTAAAAGGCACACAACCAG GCGTATGCGTTGGTGATGCAGAAGTGAAACGATCCCCCATCCTCCACCTGTGGAAAGGGAGACTTCCCTCAACTGTAAACGAG CACTCCAACGTGGAGGACACGATCGAGTCAGTTATTATCAAAGAAGAAGGCTTAGAAGATTACCTGTACAGCAGCACCTCAGACCCAAGTTATTTTTTAGAGAGCCAAGCCCAGGAGTTGAGTGACGCAGAGAACCCCTCAGAGGGCCCAAAGGACAAAGGCGGCGCCGGAGGGCCAAAGCATTTGAGAAAGCCAAAGATCACTGGGGCTTGTCAGGCAAGGTCCAAAAAGGAGAACCATCTTAGCTGCAAGCACTGCAGGAAGACATTCAGCAAACTGATCCAGCTGAAAGCTCACCAGGCGATCCATGTAGCAGCGGAGAAACCTTTTAACTGCAAACAGTGCGGTAGAGGTTTTTCCTTTAAACGCAGTTTGGATGCACACCAGCTGCTTCACACCGGAGAGAGACCACACACCTGTGGCGATTGTGGTAAAGCTTTCACCCTAAAGCAGCTGCTCAAGAATCACCAGAGACTCCATGCAGGGTTGAGACCGTTCCGCTGCGATGAATGTGGCAAGAGCTTTAACCGGGCCCACGGTCTCAAGATGCACCAGATTGTCCACACGGGAGAGAGGAAATACAGCTGTGAGATCTGCAAGAAGAGTTTCAGCATACCAGGAAATCTCCACAGGCACCAGCGTATACACACGGGTGAGAAACCGTTCCGTTGCGATACATGCGGGAAAAGCTTCAACCAGGCAGACACTCTGAAAGGACACCAGCGGATCCACACAGGAGAGCGGCCATTTACCTGTGAGACGTGTGGGAAGTGTTTCATTCAAAGAAGTGCACTGAAAATGCACCAAAGAACCCACGCAGGAGAGAACGCCTTcctctgtgtggtgtgtgggacAGTCCTGGCTTGCGTCAACTCTCTCAAGACACACCTTCAGGCTCACACAGCAGAGATGCCTTGTATTTGCTCAGTGTGCGGTAGTAGTCTCAGTTCACTCACTCACCTCAAATCGCACCAGCAACTCCACACTATGGAGAAGCCGCACAGCTGTGGCCTATGCAACAAGAGCTTCAAGTCGGTCAGCTACCTGAACATACACATGAAAACTCACACTGGGGAGAGACCGTTCACCTGTGACGTGTGTGGAAGGATGTTCACTCAACACAGCAGCCTGAAAACCCACCAGGCAGTCCATACTGGGGAGAAACCTTTCAGCTGTGAAACGTGTGGGAAATGTTTCAGCAACACTGGGAACCTCAACAGGCACCAGaggatacacactggagagaagccttttagCTGTGACCTCTGTGGGAGGAGCTTCAACCAGGGCAACAGCCTCAAAGCCCACAAACaaatccacacaggggagaaactaTTCATGTGTGACAAATGCGGGAAGAGTTTTTCCTACCTGAGGAATCTGAAAGATCACAAGTGCTACTATATCTAA
- the LOC115206141 gene encoding gastrula zinc finger protein XlCGF26.1-like isoform X2, whose product MPIELFQLTQLTLFMEMLAKEAVDQICKLFNECSSVLHLEVSRSQTENEDLKKRLDAFETKLRTVLEGSGGQENTSANGCCSEVKIIHQLKGTQPGVCVGDAEVKRSPILHLWKGRLPSTVNEHSNVEDTIESVIIKEEGLEDYLYSSTSDPSYFLESQAQELSDAENPSEGPKDKGGAGGPKHLRKPKITGACQARSKKENHLSCKHCRKTFSKLIQLKAHQAIHVAAEKPFNCKQCGRGFSFKRSLDAHQLLHTGERPHTCGDCGKAFTLKQLLKNHQRLHAGLRPFRCDECGKSFNRAHGLKMHQIVHTGERKYSCEICKKSFSIPGNLHRHQRIHTGEKPFRCDTCGKSFNQADTLKGHQRIHTGERPFTCETCGKCFIQRSALKMHQRTHAGENAFLCVVCGTVLACVNSLKTHLQAHTAEMPCICSVCGSSLSSLTHLKSHQQLHTMEKPHSCGLCNKSFKSVSYLNIHMKTHTGERPFTCDVCGRMFTQHSSLKTHQAVHTGEKPFSCETCGKCFSNTGNLNRHQRIHTGEKPFSCDLCGRSFNQGNSLKAHKQIHTGEKLFMCDKCGKSFSYLRNLKDHKCYYI is encoded by the exons ATGCCGATCGAGTTGTTTCAG TTGACCCAGTTGACCTTATTCATGGAGATGCTGGCAAAGGAGGCTGTGGACCAAATCTGCAAGCTATTCAACGAGTGCTCCTCCGTTCTGCATCTGGAAGTGTCTCGGAGTCAAACTGAGAATGAGGACTTGAAGAAGAGGCTAGATGCGTTTGAGACCAAACTGAGGACTGTCttagaagggagtggaggacaagAGAACACATCAGCCAATGGCTGCTGCAGTGAAGTCAAGATCATCCACCAGTTAAAAGGCACACAACCAG GCGTATGCGTTGGTGATGCAGAAGTGAAACGATCCCCCATCCTCCACCTGTGGAAAGGGAGACTTCCCTCAACTGTAAACGAG CACTCCAACGTGGAGGACACGATCGAGTCAGTTATTATCAAAGAAGAAGGCTTAGAAGATTACCTGTACAGCAGCACCTCAGACCCAAGTTATTTTTTAGAGAGCCAAGCCCAGGAGTTGAGTGACGCAGAGAACCCCTCAGAGGGCCCAAAGGACAAAGGCGGCGCCGGAGGGCCAAAGCATTTGAGAAAGCCAAAGATCACTGGGGCTTGTCAGGCAAGGTCCAAAAAGGAGAACCATCTTAGCTGCAAGCACTGCAGGAAGACATTCAGCAAACTGATCCAGCTGAAAGCTCACCAGGCGATCCATGTAGCAGCGGAGAAACCTTTTAACTGCAAACAGTGCGGTAGAGGTTTTTCCTTTAAACGCAGTTTGGATGCACACCAGCTGCTTCACACCGGAGAGAGACCACACACCTGTGGCGATTGTGGTAAAGCTTTCACCCTAAAGCAGCTGCTCAAGAATCACCAGAGACTCCATGCAGGGTTGAGACCGTTCCGCTGCGATGAATGTGGCAAGAGCTTTAACCGGGCCCACGGTCTCAAGATGCACCAGATTGTCCACACGGGAGAGAGGAAATACAGCTGTGAGATCTGCAAGAAGAGTTTCAGCATACCAGGAAATCTCCACAGGCACCAGCGTATACACACGGGTGAGAAACCGTTCCGTTGCGATACATGCGGGAAAAGCTTCAACCAGGCAGACACTCTGAAAGGACACCAGCGGATCCACACAGGAGAGCGGCCATTTACCTGTGAGACGTGTGGGAAGTGTTTCATTCAAAGAAGTGCACTGAAAATGCACCAAAGAACCCACGCAGGAGAGAACGCCTTcctctgtgtggtgtgtgggacAGTCCTGGCTTGCGTCAACTCTCTCAAGACACACCTTCAGGCTCACACAGCAGAGATGCCTTGTATTTGCTCAGTGTGCGGTAGTAGTCTCAGTTCACTCACTCACCTCAAATCGCACCAGCAACTCCACACTATGGAGAAGCCGCACAGCTGTGGCCTATGCAACAAGAGCTTCAAGTCGGTCAGCTACCTGAACATACACATGAAAACTCACACTGGGGAGAGACCGTTCACCTGTGACGTGTGTGGAAGGATGTTCACTCAACACAGCAGCCTGAAAACCCACCAGGCAGTCCATACTGGGGAGAAACCTTTCAGCTGTGAAACGTGTGGGAAATGTTTCAGCAACACTGGGAACCTCAACAGGCACCAGaggatacacactggagagaagccttttagCTGTGACCTCTGTGGGAGGAGCTTCAACCAGGGCAACAGCCTCAAAGCCCACAAACaaatccacacaggggagaaactaTTCATGTGTGACAAATGCGGGAAGAGTTTTTCCTACCTGAGGAATCTGAAAGATCACAAGTGCTACTATATCTAA
- the LOC115206141 gene encoding gastrula zinc finger protein XlCGF26.1-like isoform X1: protein MSVLQGQISSILEILVSATVTEISKVIEGSASSEVPTTGDNASEAPNEQLTQLTLFMEMLAKEAVDQICKLFNECSSVLHLEVSRSQTENEDLKKRLDAFETKLRTVLEGSGGQENTSANGCCSEVKIIHQLKGTQPGVCVGDAEVKRSPILHLWKGRLPSTVNEHSNVEDTIESVIIKEEGLEDYLYSSTSDPSYFLESQAQELSDAENPSEGPKDKGGAGGPKHLRKPKITGACQARSKKENHLSCKHCRKTFSKLIQLKAHQAIHVAAEKPFNCKQCGRGFSFKRSLDAHQLLHTGERPHTCGDCGKAFTLKQLLKNHQRLHAGLRPFRCDECGKSFNRAHGLKMHQIVHTGERKYSCEICKKSFSIPGNLHRHQRIHTGEKPFRCDTCGKSFNQADTLKGHQRIHTGERPFTCETCGKCFIQRSALKMHQRTHAGENAFLCVVCGTVLACVNSLKTHLQAHTAEMPCICSVCGSSLSSLTHLKSHQQLHTMEKPHSCGLCNKSFKSVSYLNIHMKTHTGERPFTCDVCGRMFTQHSSLKTHQAVHTGEKPFSCETCGKCFSNTGNLNRHQRIHTGEKPFSCDLCGRSFNQGNSLKAHKQIHTGEKLFMCDKCGKSFSYLRNLKDHKCYYI from the exons ATGTCAGTTTTGCAAGGACAGATTAGCTCCATTTTGGAGATACTGGTTAGCGCGACTGTTACAGAAATTAGCAAAGTAATCGAGGGTTCTGCCTCGTCTGAAGTGCCAACAACGGGAGATAACGCGAGTGAAGCCCCAAACGAACAG TTGACCCAGTTGACCTTATTCATGGAGATGCTGGCAAAGGAGGCTGTGGACCAAATCTGCAAGCTATTCAACGAGTGCTCCTCCGTTCTGCATCTGGAAGTGTCTCGGAGTCAAACTGAGAATGAGGACTTGAAGAAGAGGCTAGATGCGTTTGAGACCAAACTGAGGACTGTCttagaagggagtggaggacaagAGAACACATCAGCCAATGGCTGCTGCAGTGAAGTCAAGATCATCCACCAGTTAAAAGGCACACAACCAG GCGTATGCGTTGGTGATGCAGAAGTGAAACGATCCCCCATCCTCCACCTGTGGAAAGGGAGACTTCCCTCAACTGTAAACGAG CACTCCAACGTGGAGGACACGATCGAGTCAGTTATTATCAAAGAAGAAGGCTTAGAAGATTACCTGTACAGCAGCACCTCAGACCCAAGTTATTTTTTAGAGAGCCAAGCCCAGGAGTTGAGTGACGCAGAGAACCCCTCAGAGGGCCCAAAGGACAAAGGCGGCGCCGGAGGGCCAAAGCATTTGAGAAAGCCAAAGATCACTGGGGCTTGTCAGGCAAGGTCCAAAAAGGAGAACCATCTTAGCTGCAAGCACTGCAGGAAGACATTCAGCAAACTGATCCAGCTGAAAGCTCACCAGGCGATCCATGTAGCAGCGGAGAAACCTTTTAACTGCAAACAGTGCGGTAGAGGTTTTTCCTTTAAACGCAGTTTGGATGCACACCAGCTGCTTCACACCGGAGAGAGACCACACACCTGTGGCGATTGTGGTAAAGCTTTCACCCTAAAGCAGCTGCTCAAGAATCACCAGAGACTCCATGCAGGGTTGAGACCGTTCCGCTGCGATGAATGTGGCAAGAGCTTTAACCGGGCCCACGGTCTCAAGATGCACCAGATTGTCCACACGGGAGAGAGGAAATACAGCTGTGAGATCTGCAAGAAGAGTTTCAGCATACCAGGAAATCTCCACAGGCACCAGCGTATACACACGGGTGAGAAACCGTTCCGTTGCGATACATGCGGGAAAAGCTTCAACCAGGCAGACACTCTGAAAGGACACCAGCGGATCCACACAGGAGAGCGGCCATTTACCTGTGAGACGTGTGGGAAGTGTTTCATTCAAAGAAGTGCACTGAAAATGCACCAAAGAACCCACGCAGGAGAGAACGCCTTcctctgtgtggtgtgtgggacAGTCCTGGCTTGCGTCAACTCTCTCAAGACACACCTTCAGGCTCACACAGCAGAGATGCCTTGTATTTGCTCAGTGTGCGGTAGTAGTCTCAGTTCACTCACTCACCTCAAATCGCACCAGCAACTCCACACTATGGAGAAGCCGCACAGCTGTGGCCTATGCAACAAGAGCTTCAAGTCGGTCAGCTACCTGAACATACACATGAAAACTCACACTGGGGAGAGACCGTTCACCTGTGACGTGTGTGGAAGGATGTTCACTCAACACAGCAGCCTGAAAACCCACCAGGCAGTCCATACTGGGGAGAAACCTTTCAGCTGTGAAACGTGTGGGAAATGTTTCAGCAACACTGGGAACCTCAACAGGCACCAGaggatacacactggagagaagccttttagCTGTGACCTCTGTGGGAGGAGCTTCAACCAGGGCAACAGCCTCAAAGCCCACAAACaaatccacacaggggagaaactaTTCATGTGTGACAAATGCGGGAAGAGTTTTTCCTACCTGAGGAATCTGAAAGATCACAAGTGCTACTATATCTAA